One genomic segment of Bacteroidota bacterium includes these proteins:
- a CDS encoding response regulator: MVNKINQKDKRYKIFLVDDDTKHLVMLKNHLEKKSEYMLDIQIFSNGESCMEKLHEKPDIFILDYYLDGIKTDAANGLEIMKRILVKLPDAKIIMMSGQDNLQVAIDTIDHGAYDYIIKGESAYLRAQMILDHIIRNINMEKYFVDQGKKENYMIATIIILFALLIIFAILNRGFI, from the coding sequence ATGGTGAATAAGATTAATCAAAAGGACAAGCGGTATAAAATTTTTTTAGTGGATGATGATACCAAGCATTTAGTAATGCTAAAAAATCATTTGGAAAAAAAATCGGAGTATATGCTCGATATTCAGATTTTTTCTAATGGCGAAAGCTGTATGGAAAAACTGCATGAGAAACCCGATATTTTTATTCTGGATTATTATCTTGATGGAATTAAAACAGATGCCGCTAATGGGTTGGAAATTATGAAAAGAATATTGGTAAAATTGCCCGATGCAAAAATTATTATGATGAGCGGGCAAGACAATCTTCAAGTGGCAATTGATACAATTGATCATGGCGCTTACGACTATATAATTAAAGGTGAAAGTGCATATTTAAGAGCGCAAATGATATTAGATCATATTATCCGCAATATTAATATGGAGAAATATTTTGTAGATCAGGGGAAGAAAGAAAATTACATGATAGCTACTATTATAATCCTGTTTGCACTATTAATCATTTTTGCCATTCTCAATCGTGGCTTTATCTGA
- the pckA gene encoding phosphoenolpyruvate carboxykinase (ATP): MKITGNKNPQANLSDYGLQHQAESFWNCTPAVLVEHTIQRGMGELADSGALVVDTGKFKGRAPKDKFVVKDSTTENTIDWGNVNIPIEGEKFNNLYKKVMDYLKDKELWVRDCQACADHNYNINIRVINEYPWGNMFCYNMFIRPDEKTIQSFKPEWLIVNAPGFYADPEKDGVRSANFAILDFTKKIILIGGSGYTGEIKKGIFSVLNYVLPQEEGVLSMHCSANVGKDGDTAVFFGLSGTGKTTLSADPTRKLIGDDEHGWTENTVFNFEGGCYAKCVNLTKEHEPQIFNAIKFGSILENIEYFPGTRTVNYEDVTKTENTRVSYPIDYIDNIMEPSVGGIPKNIFFLTCDAFGVLPPISKLTPGQAMYQFLSGYTAKVAGTEAGITEPQLTFSTCFGAPFLPLHPTKYAEMLGDKIRKHKVNVWLINTGWTGGPYGTGNRMKLSYTRAMITAALEGKLDSVTFVKHEVFGLEMPMHCPNVPDEVLNPRNTWSDKNVYDEKANNLAKQFISNFEKYADKANAEIMAAAPKATAKA, translated from the coding sequence ATGAAAATAACAGGTAATAAAAATCCGCAGGCCAATCTGAGCGATTACGGTTTGCAACACCAGGCTGAAAGTTTCTGGAATTGTACACCGGCAGTGTTAGTGGAGCATACCATTCAAAGAGGAATGGGTGAATTAGCAGATAGTGGAGCATTGGTAGTTGATACAGGTAAATTTAAAGGTAGAGCACCAAAGGATAAATTTGTTGTAAAAGATTCTACCACTGAAAATACAATTGATTGGGGAAATGTGAATATTCCAATTGAAGGTGAAAAATTCAACAACCTATATAAGAAGGTAATGGATTATTTAAAGGATAAAGAACTTTGGGTGCGTGATTGTCAAGCATGTGCTGATCATAATTATAATATCAATATCCGTGTTATAAATGAATATCCATGGGGAAACATGTTTTGCTATAATATGTTTATTCGCCCTGATGAAAAAACTATTCAATCCTTTAAACCCGAATGGTTGATAGTGAATGCACCCGGTTTTTATGCAGATCCTGAAAAAGATGGAGTACGTTCTGCCAATTTTGCAATCTTAGATTTTACAAAAAAGATAATTCTTATTGGTGGCAGCGGTTATACAGGTGAAATCAAAAAGGGAATTTTCTCAGTATTGAATTATGTATTACCGCAAGAGGAAGGTGTTTTGAGTATGCATTGCAGTGCGAATGTTGGCAAAGATGGAGATACTGCTGTTTTCTTTGGCTTGAGTGGAACAGGTAAAACTACATTAAGTGCCGATCCAACAAGAAAATTAATTGGCGATGATGAACATGGCTGGACAGAAAATACAGTATTCAATTTTGAAGGGGGCTGTTATGCAAAATGTGTAAACCTTACAAAGGAACATGAGCCACAGATTTTTAATGCAATTAAGTTTGGTTCTATTTTGGAAAACATTGAATATTTCCCGGGAACAAGAACTGTGAATTATGAAGATGTAACCAAAACTGAAAATACAAGAGTAAGTTATCCTATTGATTATATTGATAATATTATGGAGCCGAGTGTGGGTGGTATTCCGAAAAATATTTTCTTTCTCACTTGTGATGCATTTGGTGTTTTGCCTCCAATCAGTAAGCTTACTCCAGGTCAGGCAATGTATCAATTTTTAAGTGGATATACAGCAAAAGTTGCAGGAACAGAAGCAGGTATTACAGAGCCTCAATTAACTTTTTCTACATGTTTTGGCGCACCGTTTTTACCGCTGCATCCTACTAAATATGCGGAGATGCTTGGCGATAAAATACGGAAGCATAAGGTAAATGTTTGGTTAATAAATACTGGTTGGACAGGTGGTCCTTATGGGACTGGAAATCGCATGAAACTCAGCTATACTCGTGCAATGATTACAGCAGCTTTGGAAGGTAAATTAGATTCAGTGACATTTGTAAAACATGAAGTGTTTGGTTTAGAAATGCCTATGCATTGTCCGAATGTGCCTGATGAAGTGTTGAATCCACGTAATACATGGTCAGATAAAAACGTGTATGACGAAAAAGCCAATAATCTTGCAAAACAATTTATCAGCAATTTTGAAAAATATGCAGATAAAGCCAATGCCGAGATTATGGCAGCAGCTCCTAAAGCAACAGCTAAAGCCTAA
- a CDS encoding response regulator: MIEDNQLIIQLRELIASSSVYRKRIEVDLFRSEEKYRLLLDQLSDAIYLSTISGKFETFNKATSDLLGYSSEELKTLDVLKIYANPSDREVFTKHIRNKKEVRDYEVQLRHKDGHLIDCLVSSSVKYGDEGVVLGFQGIIRDITLHKKTEELERAKLLAERANKFKAEFLANMSHEIRTPLNAIVGMVHLLDQTSLNEKQKEFLRAIKTSSGSLLEIINDILDFSKIESGKIELEEKSFSIRNSVKELISTIRYKADEKGLELLINIDDKIPSTVAGDPLRLNQILLNLLSNAIKFTQRGEVRLTIKLIEILGDKARIFFSVRDTGIGIAAEKLSTIFESFTQATTDTTRLYGGTGLGLAIVKKLIDMLNGAIMVKSKIDEGSEFIFEIDFKMVGEITSTEERNQFDIVEELELQNCRFLLAEDHPLNQLVTSEMIKSHWPTCEVEIAANGKIALEMLEKNDYDLILMDVQMPEMNGHEATRLIRSTFKEPKASIPILAFTAYATTGEAEKCLEAGMDDFVSKPVEPNVLMRKVLKLLRQSPGFSNDNFNPTLKEDIEIFKPINLDYFNTVTEEDNELRIKMLRIMLDETPVELQKLQQYFFESNWEGVRAIAHKMKSTMQFIGLPDTLQLVKQIENNAREGKYLDTLNEKIKNVVLEANSAMKQLEIELERISS, from the coding sequence ATGATCGAAGACAATCAATTAATTATCCAATTGCGAGAGTTAATCGCCTCCAGTTCTGTATATCGCAAACGGATAGAAGTAGATTTATTTAGAAGTGAAGAAAAATATCGATTGCTACTCGATCAACTAAGTGATGCAATTTATTTAAGTACAATTTCAGGCAAATTCGAAACATTTAATAAAGCTACTTCTGACTTGCTTGGATATAGTTCCGAGGAATTAAAAACATTGGATGTATTAAAAATTTATGCAAATCCTTCTGACAGGGAAGTATTTACAAAACATATTCGTAATAAGAAAGAAGTAAGAGATTATGAAGTGCAATTGCGACATAAAGACGGTCATTTAATTGATTGCTTGGTTTCTTCTTCTGTAAAATATGGTGATGAAGGAGTGGTTTTGGGTTTTCAAGGAATTATCCGTGATATCACATTGCATAAAAAAACAGAGGAATTGGAGCGTGCTAAATTATTGGCTGAACGGGCAAATAAATTTAAAGCAGAATTTTTGGCAAATATGAGTCATGAAATTCGTACACCCTTAAATGCAATTGTGGGTATGGTGCATTTGCTGGATCAAACCAGTTTAAATGAAAAGCAAAAAGAATTTCTTCGAGCAATTAAAACTTCTAGTGGATCTTTATTAGAAATTATTAATGATATTCTTGATTTTTCAAAAATAGAATCCGGAAAAATTGAGCTTGAAGAAAAATCATTTTCTATTCGCAATTCCGTAAAAGAATTAATAAGTACCATACGATATAAAGCAGATGAAAAGGGACTAGAATTATTGATAAATATTGATGATAAAATACCTTCCACTGTTGCCGGCGATCCTTTGCGTTTGAATCAGATTTTATTAAACCTGCTGAGTAATGCGATTAAATTTACTCAACGAGGTGAAGTTCGGCTTACCATTAAATTGATAGAAATATTAGGTGATAAAGCACGTATCTTTTTTTCTGTGAGAGATACAGGTATTGGTATTGCCGCTGAAAAATTATCCACTATTTTCGAAAGCTTTACACAAGCAACTACAGATACTACACGACTGTATGGCGGCACCGGACTTGGACTTGCAATAGTGAAGAAATTAATTGATATGTTGAATGGTGCAATTATGGTGAAAAGTAAAATTGATGAAGGCTCGGAATTTATTTTTGAAATTGATTTTAAAATGGTAGGAGAGATTACATCTACTGAAGAAAGAAACCAATTTGATATTGTTGAAGAACTGGAACTTCAAAATTGCAGATTTCTGCTTGCCGAGGATCATCCGCTCAATCAGTTAGTTACTTCCGAAATGATAAAATCTCACTGGCCTACTTGCGAAGTTGAAATTGCAGCCAATGGAAAAATTGCTTTGGAAATGTTAGAAAAAAATGATTACGATCTGATATTGATGGATGTGCAAATGCCGGAAATGAATGGTCATGAAGCAACACGTTTAATTCGCAGTACATTTAAAGAACCTAAAGCAAGTATTCCTATTCTGGCTTTTACAGCCTATGCCACAACCGGAGAAGCTGAAAAATGTTTGGAAGCGGGCATGGATGATTTTGTTTCTAAACCTGTGGAGCCGAATGTACTGATGCGCAAGGTGTTAAAATTATTACGTCAAAGCCCCGGATTCTCCAATGATAATTTTAATCCCACTTTAAAGGAAGATATTGAAATTTTTAAACCTATAAATCTTGACTATTTTAATACGGTAACAGAAGAAGACAATGAATTGCGCATAAAAATGTTGCGGATTATGTTAGATGAAACACCTGTTGAATTACAAAAATTACAACAATATTTTTTTGAGTCAAACTGGGAAGGAGTGAGAGCTATTGCACATAAAATGAAATCAACAATGCAATTTATTGGACTGCCCGACACATTGCAGTTAGTGAAGCAGATTGAAAATAATGCAAGGGAAGGCAAATACTTAGATACTTTAAATGAAAAAATAAAAAATGTTGTTTTAGAAGCAAACTCAGCTATGAAACAGTTGGAGATTGAATTGGAAAGAATATCTTCGTAA
- a CDS encoding RNA methyltransferase — protein MQKTPNENLPRLNVEEFRKSEKTPVVIVMDNVRSLNNIGSVFRTADAFLLQGICLCGISPVPPHRDIEKTALGATESVEWEYFDNTTDAIDKLRENGYRIVAVEQTDKSIMLHEYQPQKNGKTALIFGHEIMGISEEVLAVCDESIEIPQFGTKHSLNIAISTGVVLWDFVYKLRLKYLLNQENKSAFPGMVG, from the coding sequence ATGCAAAAAACACCAAATGAAAATCTTCCGAGATTGAATGTGGAAGAATTCAGAAAATCAGAAAAAACACCGGTTGTTATAGTTATGGACAATGTGCGCAGTTTAAATAATATTGGTTCTGTATTTCGTACAGCAGATGCATTTTTACTTCAGGGAATATGTCTTTGTGGAATTTCACCGGTGCCACCACATCGTGATATTGAAAAAACTGCGTTGGGTGCAACAGAAAGTGTAGAATGGGAATACTTTGATAATACTACGGATGCGATAGATAAACTTCGTGAAAATGGTTATCGCATTGTAGCGGTTGAACAAACAGATAAAAGTATAATGCTGCATGAATATCAACCACAAAAGAATGGAAAAACAGCCTTAATTTTTGGTCATGAAATAATGGGTATAAGCGAAGAGGTTTTAGCTGTGTGTGATGAAAGTATTGAGATACCACAGTTTGGTACAAAACATAGTTTGAATATTGCAATCAGCACTGGTGTTGTGCTTTGGGACTTTGTATATAAGTTGCGCTTAAAATATTTATTAAACCAGGAAAATAAATCTGCATTTCCCGGTATGGTCGGTTAA